GTGTGGTAGATCAACACCCGCGGCCGGTCGCCCGCGACGGCCACCTCGCCGTCGTCCGCCGCCTCGGGGCGGAAGCGGGGCAGCCCACCGGCCAGGACGTCCGGCGGAGCCAGCCGCCCCACCACCGGCCCTCCCTCCTCCTCGAAGATCTCCAGGGGATGGGCCCCGGGGAACTGGCTGGCGACCAGGGTCACCGGCTCGTCCAGGCGAACGCCGGCGATCCTCTCCGTCAGCAGGTCGGCCAGGCGTCGCCCCAGGGGGCCGGTGGCGGAGCCGCGGCCGCCGGCCGGGGATCCCGCCGCCCCGTCCGACGCGCCCTGGGCCCCGGGTGGGGGGACGGGGCCGAACCGGGCCACATCGCGTCGAGGACCGCCCGCCAGCCCCAGAGCCGCTCCGCCAGGGCCTGCCAGAGGTCGGGCTGCGCCTCGGCACCGCCGTCGCCCCCGGGACCCCTCGCGTCGGATCGCGAGGCCGGGTCGGAGGCCTCACCGGCAGCGGTCTGCCCCCCGCCCGCGGCGGGGGCGAAGCCGGCGCCTGCCGCGGGCGCGCCCTCGCCTCCGGGTCCCGCGGCCGGGCCGGGGTCGCGGCTGCCGCCGGCCCCGGCGCCCTCCCCGCTCCCGTCCCCGGTGCCGCGGCGGTCGGCGGACGCCTCCCCGGCCGGGGACCGAGGGGGCGCTGCGGGGCCGGTCTCGCCGGCGGTGGCGGGGAACCGCGGGCTCAGGGCGGGCACGGCGGGTTCGTCCGCCCCCTGGCGCGCCGCGGAGGAGGCGGCGCCGAAAGACGGGGCGGCACCCGCCACCGGTGCGCCGCCCGCTGCCGGCACCCCCGGCCCCCCGACCGGGGAGCGATCCCACGGCAGCCCCCCGCCCAGGCCGGCCAGGAAGAGGAAGACGGCGACGACCACCCCGGCGTACGCAGCCACGGCGGGCCACGGGTCGGGGGCTGCCTTGCCCGCGGGCGCCGGCCCGGCGGGGGCCGGGCCGGTGCCCGCGGGGCCTGCGGCGTCGGCGGGTACGGCGGCCTGCTCGCCCGGGCCCTCTTCGGAGCCGAGGCCGCCGGGCCCCAGCGGCGGGGCGCCGGCCATCGCCTGCAGGCGGCCCGCGTCGCCCCTTGGCGCCGTCGGCGCCCTCCGGGCGAGGCTTCGGCCGCCGTCGTCGGCGGTCCCGACGGCGCGCCGTCGGGACCGCCCGGCGGGAAGGGTGGCGGCCCCCGCCGTCGAGCCCTCGGGCCCACCGGCGCCCGGACCGGCCTGCACCCCATCGCCACGCCCCAACGGCCCAGCCGGTGCCGGCCGGCCGCAGGCGGGCGGGCCGACCGCCCCTCCCCGGCCGCGCCGCTGCCCATGGTCGCCCGCCGGCGCCGCCGCGGGCTCACCGGGGAACCCGCCGCGCCCCCGGTCCCCTCCCGCGCCGGGCGATGCCGCGTGCTCGCTCCCGCTGCCCGCGAGGCGGCCCTCGGCAGGGCCTCCCCCGCCTTGGTCGCCGGAGCGCCCCGGATGCCCCGGCCACCGCGGGGGGTGGCCGGGGCTCCGAGCGCGCCCGGGGCGTGGGCACCGACGGCAGGCGATGGCCCAGTGGCCCGCGGCCCCACCCGGGAGGCCGGCGCGGTCGGCGCCGCAGCCGGCGGCGCGGCCAGCCCCCCGCCCGTCGCCTCGCTCGCCGCCCGGGACGCCGCACCGTCCCCGGGCGCCAGGACGGCGTGGGATGCCTTCGGCGGAGCCGCTCCGCCCATCCCGGCGGGGGACCGTTCGTCGCCTGCCGCCCCGATCGATGCATCCCCGTCGCCCGGGGCCGGTTCGTCCGGGGTCTCGGGTCGCGATGCACCGGGCGTCGGGTCGGCGGCGGGCCGCGGTCGTCGCTGGGGCGCGGTGCCGGCCGCGGGCGCCGGCACCGCAGGGGAGGGGCGCGCCGGACCGCCCGTAGGCGTCGTCTCGGGACGCGGCGCACCGGCCGACGGGGGCTGGCTTGCCGGAGGGCGATGCGCGGGCATGGCTGTCCCCCCATTCGCCTCCGCTTGCACACCTATGCGCCGGTGGACGGGGTCATGCCGGGGCGGCGGTGAAGGGAGCCGGGCCGCGGAGGCGCGAGGGCCGGGCATGGCCCAGCGTGGCGGGAATGGGTGGCGCCTGGGCGCGGCGGAGTTCGGGCCCAGCAGGCGAGCCGGAGGGGGCCGGGCGGCCCTGGGCCTCGTACGCGGGCCTCGGCCGATGGGTCCGCTGGCGGGTTCGGCGACGGGAGCCTCGGGCGAGGCAACCGAACGGCAAGGGTCGCTGCGGGGGCGGCGCGATCGAGTCCCCGCCTTCCCTCGCCTCGGCTTTCGCAGTGCACCGTCTGGTACGAAGAAGGGGGCTCGTGCTCGACTGGGACGCGACGTGGCCGGCATCTCCGATCCTGATGGCCAGCCCCGGCGGCCGCCGTCGGGCCGCCGTCGCCGGCAGGGGCCCGGAGACGGAGAACGCCCGTGGACGGGCCGGACGTCCTGCAGCCCGGCAGGCGCTCCCCGAGGAAGCGGGAAGCCGGCACCGACTCCCGGACGGGTAAGACCGGCGCGGCCGATCCGCGAGGATCGGCTGCCCGCAACCGACAGGGATCGGCTCCCGGCCATCGACGACGCGGTCTCAGGTCACGGACACGCCAGCGCCGCGGCCCGCAAGCGCGGGGCCGGCGGCGATCCTATCGCAGCTCCGTCGGGACGAAGGCGTCGATGATGCCGATGATCAACGAGGCCAACAAGGCACCCAGGATGGAGACGCTCATCCCGGGGACGATGAACTGCACGGCGTAGATCACCACCGCGGCCGTGAGGAAGCCCACCAGCCCGCGGGCCTGGGGAGAGATGTTGCGGCCGAGCAGCGCCTCGATGAGCCATCCGATGGCGGCGATCGCGACCGCGGCCAGCAGCGCGTTGACGAAGCCCATGATCCGGAAGCCGGGCACGAGGAAGCCCACCAGCAAGAGCACGATGGCGGAGACGATGAACCGGATGATCGCCCCTATCACCACGCGGGTCACTCCTTCCAGTCGCTCGCCTGCCTCGCCAGCTGTAGGCTAACCTCGGGTCGCGGCCGCTATTCCGGGGTTCCGCGGCTGCCATTCCGGGGTTCGCCCCTCGGTGGCCCCCGTGGCCGGCTCGCCCTCGGCGGACCCCACGGCCGCCGCACCCGCGGCCCCCGAACCGCGGTCGCCGAACCCGCGGTCTCCCGGCCGCCGGAGGCATGGATCCTGGCACCCCTGGCGAAGGGGGCGCATCCGTGCCGGTGCGCCCCATCCCCGCCCGAACCCCATGCTCTGGATGCCCATGGGGCGATGCGCCGGGCGCAGCAGCGGCGGCTATCCGGAGGCTAGTCCCCCCGGGGTGCGGCGGGCGGGGGTGGGCCAGGAGTCCTCGCCGGGGGCCTCGACGGCGGGACGTTTCGGCAGGTGAGGGGCGAGGCAAGGAGAAGAGGCCTCCCTTGGCCTTGCTCCACCCGGCCCCGTGGCGT
The sequence above is drawn from the Thermaerobacter sp. FW80 genome and encodes:
- a CDS encoding phage holin family protein, which encodes MVIGAIIRFIVSAIVLLLVGFLVPGFRIMGFVNALLAAVAIAAIGWLIEALLGRNISPQARGLVGFLTAAVVIYAVQFIVPGMSVSILGALLASLIIGIIDAFVPTELR